One stretch of Amycolatopsis sp. NBC_00345 DNA includes these proteins:
- a CDS encoding IniB N-terminal domain-containing protein — translation MDPVQTLHDFTLNLLGDPAALASFGQDPQAALAAAGLGDISAADVHEVMPLVLDYVPVDNLTALGHLPQAGDLTGVLSDGPQGAIEQLQALTASFGLPAVGAPSLPTLPGVGDLPVGDLPLGDLPVGAIPALPALPTVPGASVPAQPGVPAVPSLPGVPALPGVPALPGVGEVQNTVAGLTAVAQSPASSFAFGNDLSRGLDSDAVSKAAGIANGAVSQVQHLGGEVTSAVEHASPVDASGLTAQVPDISGATAPVGDLAGHLTEAGGGVAGHVSDLTGQVTDQVGNLTGALGHGGLQHAAAGLTHEAQSAVHTPDLGAERADTGTDAIHSGTDAVHSGTDAGVDAVHDTVSSVTAPLHDAVGGLGLHAGVESQHGGGDLHISL, via the coding sequence ATGGACCCGGTGCAGACCCTGCACGATTTCACGCTCAACCTGCTCGGCGACCCGGCCGCGCTCGCGTCGTTCGGCCAGGACCCGCAGGCCGCCCTCGCCGCCGCCGGCCTCGGTGACATCAGCGCCGCCGACGTGCACGAGGTCATGCCGCTCGTGCTCGACTACGTCCCGGTCGACAACCTGACCGCGCTCGGCCACCTGCCCCAGGCCGGCGACCTCACCGGTGTCCTGTCCGACGGCCCGCAGGGTGCCATCGAGCAGCTGCAGGCGCTGACCGCGTCCTTCGGCCTCCCCGCCGTCGGCGCGCCGTCGCTGCCCACGCTGCCGGGTGTCGGCGACCTGCCCGTGGGCGACCTGCCCCTCGGTGACCTGCCCGTCGGCGCGATCCCGGCCCTGCCCGCGCTGCCGACCGTGCCGGGCGCCTCCGTGCCGGCCCAGCCCGGTGTGCCCGCCGTTCCGTCGCTGCCGGGTGTGCCGGCGCTGCCGGGCGTGCCCGCCCTGCCGGGTGTCGGCGAGGTGCAGAACACCGTCGCCGGCCTCACCGCGGTGGCGCAGAGCCCCGCCAGCTCGTTCGCCTTCGGCAACGACCTGTCCCGCGGCCTCGACTCCGACGCCGTCTCGAAGGCCGCCGGGATCGCCAACGGTGCCGTCTCACAGGTCCAGCACCTGGGTGGCGAGGTCACCAGCGCCGTCGAGCACGCGTCCCCGGTGGACGCCAGCGGCCTGACCGCGCAGGTGCCGGACATCAGCGGCGCCACCGCGCCGGTCGGCGACCTCGCCGGTCACCTGACCGAGGCCGGCGGCGGCGTCGCGGGCCACGTCAGCGACCTCACCGGCCAGGTCACCGACCAGGTCGGCAACCTGACCGGGGCCCTCGGCCACGGCGGCCTGCAGCACGCCGCCGCCGGCCTGACCCACGAGGCGCAGTCGGCCGTGCACACGCCGGACCTCGGCGCCGAGCGGGCCGACACCGGCACCGACGCGATCCACAGCGGGACCGACGCGGTCCACAGCGGCACCGACGCCGGTGTCGACGCGGTGCACGACACCGTCTCTTCGGTGACGGCCCCGCTGCACGACGCGGTGGGCGGCCTCGGCCTCCACGCCGGTGTCGAGTCGCAGCACGGTGGCGGCGACCTGCACATTTCCCTCTGA
- a CDS encoding dynamin family protein, which yields MTAPPWLEVLDETLAACRTHGREDLALRLLRRRDRPSGGTRVAVLGFPKQGKGYLVNAVLNAPVCAVGDAPTPAVPVEIGYAAEPAATLIGRSDERIPVAVERMTGEIGARPTGSLRRVEVGVPRELLSAGLVLVDTPAIGDPRSARTAAALDVLADADAVVLVSDATTPLNSAELALAHHVRTWCPHVILALTKIDVCPSWRAVAEKDRTALSDAGIDARVLPVSATVRQAAAKTGDQELNARSGFPELLSWIAEQVARPAERSSALLAAVSVRAAAAELVETLRTRAEVAGRDAGVDQTTLLHRAQRKADDLRKRNTRWQNLLSDEIADLLSDAEFDLRERTRHIVEVIDETFDRGDPIKVWDEFGPWLGDTLTKAVETNYAWAAERAEWIAQAVAVSFGEQYDQPDLQFVDADAELIGEVRQPRIEGFKIGQKMFTGLRGSYGGVLMFGLITNISMGLSMFNPISAAAGVAFAAKTISDEGGMRLQRRQAVAKMTAQRHVDDVFLRFSKDCRDAIRGVQRKLRDHFTALADELSEQLARERETIIAGSAERERRTVRLRREIERLASLHQRAGELGLLAGRAPRELPA from the coding sequence GTGACCGCTCCACCTTGGCTCGAAGTGCTCGACGAGACCTTGGCCGCCTGCCGGACGCACGGCCGCGAGGACCTGGCGTTACGCCTCCTCCGCCGCCGGGACCGGCCGTCCGGGGGGACCCGGGTTGCCGTGCTCGGCTTTCCGAAGCAGGGCAAGGGTTATCTCGTCAACGCGGTGCTCAACGCGCCCGTCTGCGCGGTCGGTGACGCGCCCACCCCGGCGGTGCCGGTCGAGATCGGCTACGCCGCCGAGCCCGCCGCGACGCTCATCGGGCGCTCCGACGAGCGCATTCCAGTCGCCGTCGAGCGGATGACCGGTGAGATCGGCGCGCGGCCCACGGGATCGCTGCGCCGCGTCGAAGTCGGCGTGCCGCGTGAGCTGCTCTCCGCGGGGCTCGTGCTCGTCGACACCCCCGCCATCGGCGATCCCCGCTCGGCCCGCACGGCCGCCGCCCTCGACGTCCTCGCCGACGCCGACGCCGTGGTCCTCGTCTCCGACGCCACCACGCCGCTCAACTCGGCCGAGCTGGCGCTGGCCCACCACGTCCGCACCTGGTGCCCGCACGTGATCCTGGCCCTGACCAAGATCGACGTCTGCCCGAGCTGGCGCGCCGTCGCCGAGAAGGACCGCACGGCGCTGTCCGACGCCGGCATCGACGCGCGGGTGCTGCCCGTCTCGGCCACGGTCCGCCAGGCCGCGGCGAAAACGGGGGACCAGGAGCTGAATGCCCGCTCCGGTTTCCCGGAACTGCTGTCGTGGATCGCCGAACAGGTCGCGCGGCCCGCGGAACGCTCGAGCGCGCTGCTTGCCGCCGTGAGTGTGCGGGCCGCGGCCGCGGAGCTGGTCGAGACGCTGCGCACGCGCGCCGAGGTGGCGGGGCGGGACGCCGGCGTCGACCAGACGACGTTGCTGCACCGCGCCCAGCGCAAGGCCGACGACCTGCGCAAGCGCAACACCCGCTGGCAGAACCTGTTGTCCGACGAGATCGCCGACCTGCTGTCGGACGCCGAGTTCGACCTGCGCGAGCGGACCCGGCACATCGTCGAGGTCATCGACGAGACCTTCGACCGCGGCGACCCGATCAAGGTGTGGGACGAGTTCGGGCCGTGGCTCGGCGACACGCTCACCAAGGCCGTCGAGACCAACTACGCCTGGGCGGCCGAGCGGGCGGAGTGGATCGCGCAGGCCGTCGCGGTGAGCTTCGGGGAGCAGTACGACCAGCCGGACCTGCAATTCGTGGATGCCGACGCCGAGCTGATCGGCGAGGTCCGCCAGCCGCGCATCGAAGGGTTCAAGATCGGCCAGAAGATGTTCACCGGCCTGCGCGGTTCTTACGGCGGCGTGCTGATGTTCGGCCTGATCACGAATATCAGCATGGGGCTGAGCATGTTCAACCCGATTTCGGCGGCCGCGGGCGTGGCGTTCGCCGCCAAGACGATCAGCGACGAGGGCGGCATGCGGCTGCAGCGACGGCAGGCCGTGGCGAAGATGACCGCGCAGCGCCACGTCGACGACGTCTTCCTGCGGTTCAGCAAGGACTGCCGCGACGCGATCCGTGGTGTGCAACGGAAACTGCGCGACCACTTCACCGCGCTCGCGGACGAGCTGTCCGAGCAGCTGGCGAGGGAGCGCGAGACGATCATCGCGGGCTCGGCGGAGCGGGAGCGCCGGACCGTCCGGCTGCGGCGGGAGATCGAGCGGCTGGCCTCGCTGCACCAGCGTGCCGGGGAACTGGGCCTGCTCGCGGGCCGCGCGCCACGGGAGCTGCCCGCGTGA
- a CDS encoding GTPase: protein MTEDVRGLLADAFSLYRGSPRAAGLLREALDHLEQPLRVGITGAAGTGKSTLAAALGDWPTRALRDLALLDDPPPGTLTDATVRLFRHLEPDELAAALPTPRSAFARQTAVDTILVLARADETGAGRIDALLTAKQLARRAWREDPLCSGSQGVIAVAGQLAYGARAFDDDEFELLAAFAAVPREELERYLISVDSFTDPAFPGPVSVDTRRSLVSRFGLFGVRLALTLIRTGCDSRLKLSAELVRRSGLGELRDTIAGCFAARADALKARTAVVRLETVLQAEPRPHGDRLAARVERFAATAHDFRELRLIADIRGGRTALSGDPAEEAVQLLGAQGTAPEERLGLAPDADPREVYAAGIDAVRRWRHEAERPDRPPAERAAAHVVVRSAEGLLALFA from the coding sequence GTGACCGAGGACGTCCGCGGCCTGCTGGCCGACGCTTTTTCGCTCTACCGCGGCAGTCCGCGTGCGGCCGGGCTGCTGCGCGAGGCGCTGGACCACCTCGAACAGCCGCTGCGCGTCGGTATCACCGGCGCGGCCGGCACGGGGAAGTCGACGCTCGCGGCGGCGCTCGGCGACTGGCCGACCCGGGCGTTGCGTGATCTCGCGCTGCTCGACGATCCACCGCCGGGCACGCTCACCGACGCCACCGTCCGGCTGTTCCGGCACCTCGAGCCGGACGAGCTGGCGGCCGCGCTCCCCACGCCGCGGTCGGCGTTCGCGCGCCAGACGGCCGTCGACACGATCCTGGTGCTTGCGCGCGCCGACGAGACGGGCGCGGGCCGTATCGACGCCCTTCTCACCGCGAAGCAGCTCGCGCGGCGCGCCTGGCGCGAAGACCCGCTGTGCAGCGGTTCCCAGGGCGTGATCGCCGTCGCCGGCCAGCTCGCGTACGGGGCGCGCGCGTTCGACGACGACGAGTTCGAGCTGCTCGCCGCGTTCGCCGCCGTGCCGCGCGAAGAGCTGGAGCGGTACTTGATTTCGGTGGACTCCTTCACCGATCCGGCGTTCCCGGGCCCGGTGTCGGTGGACACGCGGCGCTCGCTGGTGTCGCGCTTCGGGCTCTTCGGCGTACGGCTGGCCCTCACACTGATCCGCACGGGCTGCGACAGCCGGCTGAAGCTGTCCGCGGAACTGGTGCGCCGCAGCGGGTTGGGCGAGCTGCGCGACACGATCGCCGGCTGTTTCGCCGCGCGCGCCGACGCGTTGAAGGCGCGCACCGCGGTGGTGCGGCTGGAAACCGTGCTGCAGGCCGAACCCCGTCCGCACGGCGACCGGCTGGCCGCGCGAGTGGAGCGTTTCGCCGCCACCGCACACGACTTTCGTGAGCTGCGCCTGATCGCCGATATCCGCGGCGGCCGCACCGCGCTGTCCGGCGACCCGGCGGAGGAGGCGGTGCAGCTGCTGGGCGCGCAGGGCACGGCGCCGGAGGAACGGCTGGGCCTCGCCCCGGACGCCGACCCGCGCGAGGTCTACGCCGCGGGGATCGACGCCGTCCGCCGCTGGCGCCACGAGGCCGAGCGCCCGGACCGTCCGCCGGCCGAGCGCGCCGCCGCACACGTCGTGGTGCGCAGCGCCGAGGGATTGCTGGCGCTGTTCGCCTGA
- a CDS encoding TIGR03618 family F420-dependent PPOX class oxidoreductase, translating into MKIDLTDRGEDFRLFWTERRLASLTTVRPDGTPHVVAVGVTVDFETGIARVITFDGSHKAKLVRAAGETGVAAAVCQLEGPRWSTLEGRMTVKDDPESVDDAVNRYAARYRQPKPNPERVVLEIAVKRVLGNA; encoded by the coding sequence ATGAAGATCGACCTCACGGACCGCGGCGAGGACTTCCGCCTGTTCTGGACCGAACGCCGTCTCGCCAGCCTCACCACGGTCCGCCCCGACGGGACCCCGCACGTCGTCGCCGTCGGGGTCACCGTCGACTTCGAGACGGGCATCGCGCGGGTCATCACGTTCGACGGCTCGCACAAGGCGAAGCTCGTCCGGGCGGCCGGGGAAACGGGCGTCGCCGCGGCCGTGTGCCAGCTGGAGGGACCGCGCTGGTCCACTTTGGAGGGACGTATGACGGTCAAGGACGACCCGGAGTCCGTCGACGACGCGGTGAACCGTTACGCCGCCCGGTACCGCCAGCCCAAGCCGAACCCGGAGCGCGTGGTCCTGGAGATCGCGGTCAAGCGCGTGCTCGGGAACGCTTGA